The Nanoarchaeota archaeon genome has a segment encoding these proteins:
- a CDS encoding type I restriction enzyme HsdR N-terminal domain-containing protein has product MVEEGRAIAKDEAKDKIRRLANSFSNTPANDLDKKSEEQIKFQFIEPLLEALGWQKEDIEKEQRVLKGRADYILKLGNQEVLVVEAKRAGVDLGDEEGRQAVSYAYHRKIKFAVLT; this is encoded by the coding sequence ATGGTCGAAGAAGGGCGCGCGATTGCGAAGGACGAGGCTAAAGATAAAATAAGGCGATTAGCAAATTCTTTTTCTAACACTCCTGCAAATGATCTTGACAAAAAATCCGAAGAGCAGATAAAGTTTCAGTTTATAGAGCCGCTACTTGAGGCGCTGGGGTGGCAAAAAGAAGATATAGAAAAAGAGCAAAGAGTCCTAAAAGGCAGAGCGGATTACATTTTGAAGTTAGGAAATCAAGAAGTCCTTGTAGTCGAGGCAAAGAGGGCTGGCGTAGATCTTGGCGACGAAGAGGGAAGGCAAGCGGTTTCATACGCATACCACAGAAAAATTAAATTTGCTGTGCTAACT